The following are encoded in a window of Lagenorhynchus albirostris chromosome 3, mLagAlb1.1, whole genome shotgun sequence genomic DNA:
- the SUB1 gene encoding activated RNA polymerase II transcriptional coactivator p15 — MPKSKELVSSSSSGSDSDSEVDKKLKRKKQVAPEKPVKKQKTGETSRALSSSKQSSSSRDDNMFQIGKMRYVSVRDFKGKVLIDIREYWMDPEGEMKPGRKGISLNPEQWSQLKEQISDIDDAVRKL; from the exons atgcCGAAGTCAAAGGAACTTGTTTCTTCAAGCTCTTCTGGCAGTGATTCTGACAGTGAAGTTGACAAAAAG ttaAAGAGGAAAAAGCAAGTTGCTCCagaaaaacctgtaaaaaagCAAAAGACTGGTGAAACTTCAAGAGCCCTGTCATCTTCTAagcagagcagcagcagcagagatgATAACATGTTTCAG aTTGGGAAAATGAGGTATGTCAGTGTTCGGGACTTTAAAGGGAAAGTCTTAATTGATATTAGAGAATACTGGATGGATCCAGAAGGTGAAATGAAACCAGGAAGGAAAG gtatttctTTAAATCCTGAGCAGTGGAGCCAGCTGAAGGAACAGATTTCTGACATTGATGATGCAGtaagaaaactgtaa